One genomic segment of Hordeum vulgare subsp. vulgare chromosome 2H, MorexV3_pseudomolecules_assembly, whole genome shotgun sequence includes these proteins:
- the LOC123430113 gene encoding uncharacterized protein LOC123430113 has product MSYPCLRRAAVPVKRVWLGLRGRLGLRRSTGLGELRREVRTCEYDDVHVMWELLSGMDGSAPRKYVHVAATAAMVEAAARKKLRGRRRTRRADAESAAWSRLFSSCCAF; this is encoded by the exons ATGTCGTACCCCTGCCTTCGCCGCGCGGCCGTGCCGGTAAAGCGGGTTTGGCTCGGCCTCCGCGGGCGCCTCGGCCTCCGTCGATCCACCG GTCTTGGAGAGCTGCGCAGGGAGGTCCGAACGTGCGAGTACGACGACGTGCACGTCATGTGGGAGCTGCTCAGCGGCATGGACGGCAGCGCGCCGCGGAAGTACGTACACgttgccgccaccgccgccatggTTGAGGCCGCTGCCAGGAAGAAGCTAAGGGGGAGGAGGCGGACGAGGAGGGCCGATGCCGAATCCGCCGCGTGGAGCCGCCTCTTCTCCTCCTGCTGCGCCTTCTGA